In Tachysurus vachellii isolate PV-2020 chromosome 1, HZAU_Pvac_v1, whole genome shotgun sequence, a genomic segment contains:
- the dnaaf11 gene encoding dynein axonemal assembly factor 11: MVRITKDLIRRCAEHNDFEIFSLEEISLHQLGIERIEHIDRWCRDLKILYLQNNLISKIENVGRLKKLEYLNLTLNNIELIENLEGCEVLQKLDLTLNFIGQLSSVMSLKQNVHLRELFLEGNPCTDFKGYRQYVLACLPQLQRIDRTDIGRAERILALQNFDDLKKSILEQEAEYVKKREKQKREGVKEISSNSPHDNHLMSNCPQKSENWNQDLDLPNQNSNPENEDKDFWNKPCDFTPESRLEAYEKIRAYEIMREPKREDKPPRTLITSDGRVLNVNEPKLDYTLKEDEENNCLLLDLHVYRHLDTTLLDVDVQPTYVRVTVKGKVFQMALLDEVKPDSSTVQRSQTTGHLLITMLKAHEEIEVKKTSHKLTGIGNKTSEISNEKNRVISGCQRLEVDPSKSFAVQLANIVPKEERTTHGPLQLSWPCRAVSKDFVDDPDVPPLI; the protein is encoded by the exons ATGGTGCGCA TCACCAAGGATCTCATCCGCCGTTGTGCTGAGCATAACGACTTTGAGATCTTTTCTCTTGAGGAGATTTCATTACATCAGCTGGGCATTGAAAGGATAGAGCACATTGACAGGTGGTGCAGAGACCTGAAAATCCTCTATTTGCAAAACAACCTCATTTCTAAGATAG AGAATGTTGGCAGACTTAAGAAGTTGGAGTATCTGAATCTAACACTGAATAACATTGAATTGATTGAAAATTTGGAAG GTTGCGAAGTTCTTCAGAAGCTTGACCTGACTCTCAATTTTATTGGTCAGTTGAGCAGTGTGATGTCCTTGAAACAGAATGTGCATCTTCGTGAGCTCTTTCTTGAAGGAAATCCCTGCACTGATTTCAAGGGTTACAGGCAGTATGTGCTGGCCTGCCTGCCTCAACTGCAG AGGATCGACAGAACAGATATAGGACGAGCAGAACGGATTCTGGCGCTACAAAACTTTGATGACTTGAAGAAGTCTATCTTAGAACAAGAGGCTGAATatgtgaaaaagagagaaaagcagaagaGGGAGGGGGTAAAAGAAATTTCAAGTAACAGCCCACATGACAACCATCTCATGAGTAACTG tcCTCAGAAAAGTGAGAACTGGAACCAAGACCTGGATCTTCCGAATCAGAATTCAAACCCAGAGAATGAGGATAAAGATTTTTGGAACAAACCGTGTGACTTTACTCCTGAGTCAAGACTGGAAGCATATGAGAAGATAAGAGCATACGAGATAATGAG AGAGCCAAAAAGAGAGGATAAACCTCCCAGAACTTTGATCACATCTGATGGAAGAGTTCTGAACGTGAATGAACCAAA GTTGGACTATACTTTAAaggaagatgaagaaaacaATTGTTTGCTTCTGGATCTGCAtgtatacag GCATTTGGACACCACCTTGCTGGATGTGGATGTTCAGCCTACATATGTGAGGGTGACTGTCAAAGGAAAG gtgtTCCAGATGGCTTTGCTTGATGAGGTTAAACCAGACAGCAGCACAGTACAGAGATCTCAAACTACTGGCCACCTGCTTATCACCATGCTCAAG gCGCATGAAGAGATAGAAGTGAAAAAAACATCTCATAAACTGACTGGCATTGGAAATAAGACTTCAGAGATCTCAAACGAAAAAAACAG GGTGATTTCTGGTTGTCAGAGATTAGAAGTTGACCCTAGTAAAAGCTTTGCTGTACAACTAGCCAACATTGTCCCTAAAGAAGAGCGCACTACACATGGTCCCCTGCAGCTCTCCTGGCCTTGTCGAGCCGTATCCAAAGACTTTGTGGATGACCCTGATGTGCCCCCTCTCAtataa